From the Dunckerocampus dactyliophorus isolate RoL2022-P2 chromosome 12, RoL_Ddac_1.1, whole genome shotgun sequence genome, one window contains:
- the med29 gene encoding mediator of RNA polymerase II transcription subunit 29 — protein sequence MASQQPQPGGPGLQQATSLQQHHQLSQQQDFDPVHRFKMLIPQLKESLQNLMKIASLNLAHNTTIDNGVKSSDATVQRFDKSLEEFYALCDQLELCLRLAYECLSQSIDSAKHSPNLVPTATKPDTVQTESMSYGQYLGMIKSQISCAKDIHNALLECSKKIAGKGQPPGIM from the exons ATGGCTTCCCAGCAGCCGCAACCAGGCGGCCCAGGATTACAACAAGCTACATCTTTACAGCAGCACCACCAGTTGAGTCAACAACAAGATTTCGATCCGGTTCACCGTTTTAAAATGCTTATCCCTCAGCTGAAAGAAAGCCTGCAG AACTTGATGAAGATTGCGTCCCTCAACTTGGCTCACAACACGACAATAGATAACGGAGT TAAAAGCAGCGACGCCACTGTTCAGCGTTTTGACAAAAGCCTGGAGGAATTTTATGCTCTTTGCGATCAACTGGAGCTGTGTTTG CGGTTGGCGTACGAGTGCCTCTCCCAGAGCATCGACAGTGCCAAGCATTCCCCCAACTTGGTCCCAACCGCCACCAAACCGGACACAGTGCAGACAGAGTCCATGTCTTACGGCCAGTACCTTGGCATGATCAAGTCTCAGATCTCTTGTGCGAAGGACATCCATAATGCTCTGCTGGAGTGTTCCAAAAAGATTGCTGGAAAAGGACAACCGCCGGGGATCATGTAG
- the mlf1 gene encoding myeloid leukemia factor 1 isoform X1 produces MFSNGNFRDIDDDPFFSDPFRAHRDHMRQMMRSFSEPFGSGPFMPSITDGRNRGHDLAERPTSPPSLRGEHRDLRRSLIPFGCSDNTDMMMNPFSMFDNMMVNMRTGLDGMHKNLEMSADPNTHTFSSSSVMTYSKVGNEPPKVFQASSSTRHAPGGVKETVRALKDSESGMEKMSIGHHIQDRGHVVEKKMNKKTGEKEFIQDFQNMDESEAESFDEEWQQELSKFKPTSAMSRLEPRCHHGGQRAALTGPERAHRDQPKAKTKSNVKASSSTKQ; encoded by the exons ATGTTCAGTAACGGCAACTTCAGGGACATTGACGATGACCCCTTCTTCTC CGATCCATTCCGAGCACACAGAGATCACATGCGCCAGATGATGAGGAGCTTCTCTGAGCCATTCGGCAGCGGCCCCTTCATGCCCAGCATTACGGACGGAAGAAACCGCGGCCATGACTTGGCGGAGCGGCCCACTTCACCGCCGTCACTGAGAGGTGAACACAGG GACCTCAGACGCTCATTGATTCCTTTCGGCTGTAGCGACAACACG gacATGATGATGAACCCTTTCAGTATGTTTGACAATATGATGGTCAACATGAGGACCGGCTTGGACGGGATGCACAAAAACCTT GAGATGTCTGCAGACCCCAACACCCACACATTCAGCTCCTCATCAGTCATGACATATTCTAAAGTTGGAAACGAGCCTCCGAAGGTCTTTCAGGCATCATCGTCAACACGTCATGCCCCAGGAGGC GTCAAAGAGACCGTGCGAGCACTGAAAGATTCTGAAAGCGGTATGGAGAAGATGTCCATCGGTCACCACATCCAAGACAGGGGGCATGTTGTTGAgaagaaaatgaacaagaaaactggAGAGAAGGAGTTCATACAGGATTTCCAGAATATGGACGAAT CCGAAGCAGAGTCTTTTGATGAGGAGTGGCAGCAGGAGTTGTCCAAGTTTAAGCCGACTTCCGCCATGTCTCGGTTGGAGCCACGCTGCCATCACGGAGGTCAGCGAGCAGCCCTCACTGGCCCTGAGCGGGCCCACAG AGACCAGCCCAAGGCCAAAACTAAAAGTAACGTGAAAGCTTCCAGCTCGACAAAGCAGTAA
- the mlf1 gene encoding myeloid leukemia factor 1 isoform X2: MFSNGNFRDIDDDPFFSDPFRAHRDHMRQMMRSFSEPFGSGPFMPSITDGRNRGHDLAERPTSPPSLRGEHRDMMMNPFSMFDNMMVNMRTGLDGMHKNLEMSADPNTHTFSSSSVMTYSKVGNEPPKVFQASSSTRHAPGGVKETVRALKDSESGMEKMSIGHHIQDRGHVVEKKMNKKTGEKEFIQDFQNMDESEAESFDEEWQQELSKFKPTSAMSRLEPRCHHGGQRAALTGPERAHRDQPKAKTKSNVKASSSTKQ; the protein is encoded by the exons ATGTTCAGTAACGGCAACTTCAGGGACATTGACGATGACCCCTTCTTCTC CGATCCATTCCGAGCACACAGAGATCACATGCGCCAGATGATGAGGAGCTTCTCTGAGCCATTCGGCAGCGGCCCCTTCATGCCCAGCATTACGGACGGAAGAAACCGCGGCCATGACTTGGCGGAGCGGCCCACTTCACCGCCGTCACTGAGAGGTGAACACAGG gacATGATGATGAACCCTTTCAGTATGTTTGACAATATGATGGTCAACATGAGGACCGGCTTGGACGGGATGCACAAAAACCTT GAGATGTCTGCAGACCCCAACACCCACACATTCAGCTCCTCATCAGTCATGACATATTCTAAAGTTGGAAACGAGCCTCCGAAGGTCTTTCAGGCATCATCGTCAACACGTCATGCCCCAGGAGGC GTCAAAGAGACCGTGCGAGCACTGAAAGATTCTGAAAGCGGTATGGAGAAGATGTCCATCGGTCACCACATCCAAGACAGGGGGCATGTTGTTGAgaagaaaatgaacaagaaaactggAGAGAAGGAGTTCATACAGGATTTCCAGAATATGGACGAAT CCGAAGCAGAGTCTTTTGATGAGGAGTGGCAGCAGGAGTTGTCCAAGTTTAAGCCGACTTCCGCCATGTCTCGGTTGGAGCCACGCTGCCATCACGGAGGTCAGCGAGCAGCCCTCACTGGCCCTGAGCGGGCCCACAG AGACCAGCCCAAGGCCAAAACTAAAAGTAACGTGAAAGCTTCCAGCTCGACAAAGCAGTAA